From the genome of Pantoea alfalfae, one region includes:
- the ushA gene encoding bifunctional UDP-sugar hydrolase/5'-nucleotidase UshA → MPLFSQAAEADHTYRFSLLHTNDEHGHFWFNAQGEYGLAAQKTLMDTLRYDVQARGGGALILSAGDINTGVPESDELDAEPDFRAMNLIGYDAMALGNHEFDKPIAVLRKQEKWARFPLLAANVYQKGTDQRLFKPWAVFNRLGLKIAVVGLITPDTAKLANPAGLTDTEFRDPIAETVKAVAELRAAEKPDVIVALTHLGHYDDGKHGSNGIDDVTLARSLPAGTIDLIVGGHSHDAVCMEKENVSVKNYQPGQPCKPDQQNGIWIMQADKWGKYVGRGDFTFRNGEVSLEAYQLVPVNLKHQVKNADGSETWLTWQEEIPKNTAMMKLLMPFQKRAEAKLTLNVGSVDGDFSGEKEQVRFEQTNLGQLILRAQMAHTKADFAVMSGGGIRTSLKSGKLSWRDLLQVQPFSNQVVSVSLTGAEVKKYLDVVANIQPDSGGYAQFAGISLTADGKHVSNVRINGKPIEDTQHYRMATNSFNAAGGDGYPRLDNHAGYVNSGAVDAQVLRDFIKAHSPVKASDYEPKGQIVHLTDEQIRARDEAAEKARKRNYPKMILAWIWPWGNETAATH, encoded by the coding sequence ATGCCGCTGTTTTCACAGGCCGCTGAGGCCGATCACACCTATCGTTTCAGCCTGCTGCACACCAACGATGAGCATGGCCACTTCTGGTTTAATGCGCAGGGCGAATATGGTCTGGCGGCGCAGAAAACGTTGATGGATACCCTGCGCTACGATGTCCAGGCCAGAGGCGGCGGCGCACTGATTCTCTCTGCCGGTGATATCAATACCGGCGTGCCGGAGTCCGACGAGCTGGATGCTGAACCCGATTTTCGTGCGATGAACCTGATTGGCTATGACGCGATGGCGCTGGGCAATCATGAGTTCGACAAGCCGATTGCGGTTCTGCGCAAGCAGGAGAAGTGGGCGCGATTCCCGCTGCTGGCCGCCAACGTTTATCAGAAAGGCACCGATCAGCGCCTGTTTAAACCCTGGGCGGTATTTAACCGTCTCGGGCTGAAAATCGCAGTCGTCGGGTTAATTACCCCGGATACCGCAAAACTGGCCAATCCGGCTGGGCTGACAGATACCGAGTTCCGCGATCCTATTGCAGAAACGGTGAAGGCGGTTGCTGAACTGCGTGCCGCGGAGAAGCCGGACGTGATTGTTGCGCTGACCCACCTTGGCCACTATGACGACGGTAAGCACGGCAGCAACGGCATCGATGACGTCACTCTGGCCCGCAGCCTGCCTGCCGGCACAATCGATCTGATCGTGGGTGGGCATTCCCATGATGCGGTCTGCATGGAAAAAGAGAACGTCAGCGTCAAAAATTATCAGCCCGGCCAGCCCTGCAAACCCGATCAGCAGAACGGCATCTGGATTATGCAGGCCGATAAGTGGGGCAAATATGTCGGACGTGGCGACTTCACCTTCCGTAATGGAGAAGTGTCACTGGAGGCTTATCAGCTGGTGCCGGTCAACCTCAAACATCAGGTGAAGAATGCCGATGGCAGTGAAACCTGGCTCACCTGGCAGGAAGAGATCCCGAAAAATACCGCAATGATGAAGCTGCTGATGCCGTTTCAGAAGCGGGCAGAGGCGAAGCTGACCCTGAATGTCGGCAGCGTTGACGGCGACTTCAGCGGTGAAAAAGAGCAGGTTCGGTTTGAGCAGACAAATCTCGGCCAGCTGATTCTGCGCGCTCAGATGGCGCATACTAAAGCCGATTTTGCGGTGATGAGCGGCGGCGGTATTCGCACCTCGCTGAAATCGGGCAAGCTGAGCTGGCGTGACCTGCTACAGGTCCAGCCGTTCAGCAACCAGGTGGTCTCGGTCAGCCTGACTGGCGCAGAGGTCAAAAAATATCTGGATGTGGTCGCCAATATTCAGCCTGACTCAGGTGGCTATGCCCAGTTTGCCGGTATCAGCCTGACCGCCGATGGTAAGCATGTCAGTAACGTCCGTATTAACGGCAAACCGATTGAAGATACGCAGCATTATCGCATGGCGACAAACAGCTTTAATGCGGCGGGCGGCGACGGCTATCCGCGTCTGGATAATCATGCCGGGTACGTCAACAGCGGAGCAGTGGATGCGCAGGTGCTGCGCGACTTCATCAAGGCGCATTCACCGGTTAAAGCCAGTGACTATGAGCCGAAAGGGCAGATCGTGCATCTTACCGATGAGCAGATTCGGGCGCGGGATGAGGCAGCAGAGAAAGCGCGGAAGCGTAACTATCCCAAAATGATTCTGGCGTGGATCTGGCCGTGGGGGAACGAAACAGCCGCCACGCATTGA